In the genome of Acidimicrobiia bacterium, the window CCGATGCGGCTCGCGCTTGCACGGAGGTACTTCGAGGCGGGCGAATTCGACAAGGCACTCGACCACTACTTCGTCATCCTCGACAACGAACAACACCCCGAAGCCCTCGCCAATGTCGGATGGATGACCTACCTCAGCGGCTATCCCGATGTTGCTGTCGCCTATGTCGAAGCGGCACTCGAACGGGACCCGACCTACCTCGTTGCGAAGTGGTACCTGGCCAACATCTATGTGGCACTCGATCGCGGCGACGAAGCGATCGTCCACCTCGTCGCCGTCGCGGAAGCGGATGAGACCCCGACCGACATCAAAGACCGCGCCGTTGAACTCATCAGCCAGATCGAATCGCCCGATGGCTGAGCCCACAACCGGGCGTGGCTCAAAGATGGTGTGGGTCGCCATCGCCGGCGGGCTCGTGTTCGTGGTCCTCGCCACGGTGTTCGCGTCGCGGTTCGGTTCCGACCCGGGCATCACAAACTCGCCGCTCAAGGACAAGCCCGCGCCGACCAACCCGATCGCGCTCATGGACGGTTCAGGGGACATCTCGGTCGCCGACTATGCCGGTGACATCGTCGTCGTCAACTTCTGGGCGTCGTGGTGTTTCGGCTGCCGCACCGAGCACCCTGCCCTCACGCGCGCCGCTGCCGAGTATGAGGCATTCGGCACCACCTTCATCGCCGTCAACTACCAGGACGACCAGCACCGCGCCGAAGCGTTCCTCGACGAACTCGGACGAAGCCCGCAGACCGTCTATACCGTCGACGAAGGATCGGCGACCGCCTTCGCATGGGGCGTCCTCGGCCTCCCCGAGACCTTCTTCGTCGACCGGGAAGGCATCGTGGTCGGCAAGGTCTCGGGACCGATCAGCTACGAGCTGTTGAGCGCAACCATCGACCGGATCATCGTCGGCGACGCCATCGATGATGTCGTGACCGGGGATGTCGAAAACCGGTGACGGCCAGCCGGCGGCGGTGCGCTACCGGACCTCCAAGGCCTCCATCAGGCGTTCGGTGACGCCGGTGATCTCATCCACCGCCCGATCGAACGCCTCCCGATTGTGGGAGGCAGGGCGTGTGAACCCCGAGACCTTCCGCACATACTGCCGGGCGGCTTCCTCCATCGCCGCACGGTCGTGGATGACCTGTCCGTCCCTGAGCCGGTGAATCGATCTGCACATGCGCCTCTCCTCGGTCGAGCCGCCATCGTACGGCCGGCCCGCAGACGCTGTGCCCTCGGACAGTCAGCATTCCGGGCGCTACGCCAGTGCCGGGCCTTAGCATCGCTGCCACAGCAATCCTGAAAGGGATCATGGCCTCGGAAGCCGACTATCGCCTACCGCGGACGGTGCTGCCCGTCCACTACGCAATCACCCTCGAACCCGATCTCACGGCAGCGACCTTCTCGGGTGTCGTGGCGATCGATATCGAGGTCATCGAACCGACCCCGACGATCGTGCTGAACGCGATCGAGCTCGATCTGGAATCGGCAACGGTCGCCACCGATGGCACCGAACACACCGGCACCGTCACCCTCGACGCGGAGGCCGAGCGAGCGACCATCACGCTCGAGTCGCCGCTTCCGACCGGCCCGGCGGTACTGAGGATCGAATTCACCGGAATCCTCAACGACGACCTCCGTGGCTTCTACCGGTCGGTGTACACCGACGCCGACGGCAACGAGCACACCATCGCGACAACCCAGTTTGAAGCGACCGACGCCCGCCGTGCGTTCCCGTGCTGGGACGAACCCGACCTCAAGGCAAGCTTCCAGACAACGCTCGTCGTCGACGATGGCCTCACCGCCGTCACCAACGGGGGCGAGGTCGCCCGCACCACCCTCGACTCCGGCAAGGTCGCGATCCGTTTCGCCGACACCATCGAGATGTCGACTTACCTCGTGGCGTTCGTCGTCGGGGAACTGGAGGCGACCGACCCCGTCGATGTCGACGGCGTGCCCCTGCGGATCGTCACCCCTCCCGGCAACTCCCACCTCACCGACTTCGCGCTCGAAATGGGTACCCATGCGCTTCGCTTCTTCGCCCACTACTACGACATCCCGTATCCGGGCGACAAGCTCGACATGGTCGCCATCCCTGACTTCGCATTCGGCGCCATGGAGAACCTCGGCTGCATCACCTACCGCGAAACCGCCCTGCTGCTCGACCCGGCAACGGCGACCCAGGCAGAGCGGACCCGAGTCGCCGATGTGATCGCGCACGAGATCGCGCACATGTGGTTCGGTGACCTCGTCACCATGAAGTGGTGGAACGGCATCTGGCTCAACGAAGCGTTCGCCACCTTCGCTGAGATCAAATGCGTCGACGCCTACAAACCGCAGTGGAAGCGGTGGCTGTCGTTTGCTGCGATGCGGACCGCAGGCCAGGAAGTCGATGCCCTCTTATCGACCCGCCCGGTTGAGTTCGAGGTCGCATCACCGGACGAGGCGAACGCCATGTTCGATGTCCTGACATACCAGAAGGGTTCGACGGTGCTTCGGATGCTCGAACGCTTCATCGGCGAGGACGCGTTCCAAGCAGGTGTCACCGCGTACCTCAAGAAGCACCGCTACGGGAACACCGATGCACGAGACCTGTGGGTGTGCCTCGAAGCGGCATCGGGCCAGCCGGTCGGCGAGATCATGGACACATGGATCCTCCAAGGGGGGTATCCGCGGCTGTCGGTAAACCGTGAAGGTGACGGGTTCTCGCTGACGCAGGAACCGTTCCGGCTGATCGGGTCCGGCGAAGGGATCTGGCAGGTTCCGGTCCTGTACTCGTCGTCAACGGGGGAGGGGAAGGTCGTCGTCGGGGACGAACCCGTCACGATCGACGCGGCGGACGACCTCATCGTCGATGCCGGAGGCGAGGGCTTCTACCGGGTCGCATACGCCGACGATCTCTTCGCGGGGATCATCGAACGACTCCCGAACCTCGACCCGATCGAGCGCTACTCGGTTGTGTCAGATGCTCAAGCGGCGATGCTCAAAGGGGACATGCGCGCCCAAAAGTACCTCGATCTCGTCGACCGGTTGAGGGACGAGGACGAGGTCGATGTGTGGTCGATCGCCCTGTCCGGTATCGACACCCTCGACCGGGTCATCGCGACCGACGACCGCCCCGAGCTCCAAGCCTATGTGCGGCGCTTGGTCTCGCCGAAGGCAAGCGAGCTCGGCTGGGCGGCGAGAGAAGGCGACTCGGACCGTGTCCGCCAGATGCGGGGTCTTCTGCTGCGCACGCTCGGGAACCTCGGTGCGGATCCGTCTACGATCGCGACTGCCACCGATGTGTACGACGGGGGCGACAACACGGATGCTGAGATCATCGACGCGGCCTTGATGATCGTCGCAGCCAACAGTGGCGCGGAACGCTTCGACGAGCTGATCGATAAGTCCAAGAACGCAACCAACCCGCAGCACACCATCAAGTATCTGCGAGCAGCGACCCAGATCCGTGACCCGGAAGCGGCCGAGCGGCTGTTCCACATGGTGCTCGAAGGCCAGGTCAGGACACAGGACTCGTTCTGGGTGCTCGCTTTGCTGATCGGGCACCGTGAGAACGGCCCGATGATCTGGGGACTCATCGAAAAGCACTGGGAGGCGGCCCTCGCGGTGATCCCACCGGTGACCAAGCGGCGAATCCTCGATCTGATTCCGAACCGTTCCGAACCCGAAATCGCGCCGAGGATCGAACGCTGGCTCGGCGACCATCCCATCCCCGGTGTCGAACTCGCGACGAGCCAGCAGCTCGAGCTCCTCCGTGTCAATGTCGGGCTCCGCGAACGCGAAAGCACCCGCCTCGGCGACGCACTCCGCGGCACCTCCACATAGCCTCATTCGATCGCCCGCTACTGCCAAGGTACAGCCCTCTGGTCGCGGACCGCGCGATGTGGCATGCTCGCGACATGTCCTTCGCTGGTTCGGCCCGTCATGCGTTGTATGCTCGACTTGAGGATGTGCTGGGAACCGAGCACGCGGACACGCTGATGGCCCATCTCCCGACAAGCGCCAATGACGAGGCCGCCACCCGTGGCGACATCGTTCGCCTTGAGACCCACTTCGACGCGCTTGAGTCGCGACTTGACGCGCTCGAGTCGCGTCTTGATCGGCTGGAAGGGCGCTTTGACCGTCTCGAGGAGCGTTTCGACCGATTCGAATCGCGAATCGGGGAGATGTATGACATCATCATCGAGCAGCAGCGGTTCTACACGCGCAACACGGTCTGGTCGATGGTTGGGATGACCGCCATCTTCAGCCTCATCGTCACGCTCGTCGGCTGACGGTCCCCCGGTCGCCGTTGGTGGTTCTAGTCTGCGATCCGAATGCTCGCGGGAAGGAAGCCGGTGCAGGTCGTTGTCGATGGGTCGCCGCTGACGATCGACGAGGTTGTCGCTGTTGCGTACGGGGACGCCGAAGTCGTTGTCGGGGACGGGCTCGACGAACGCATGGCGCCCGCCGCCGAGCTCGTCGACCGGGTGGTGGCCGACGACCGGATCGTCTACGGCATCACGACCGGATTCGGCGCTCTCGCGAGCACCCACATCCCGCCCGACCGGGCGACCGACCTCCAGTACGACCTCATCCGTAGCCACGCGGCAGGGGTCGGTGAACTCATGCCCGCCGAGATCGTCCGTGCCATGCTGCTGTGCAGGGCACGCACCCTTGCGCAGGGCCATTCCGGTGTGCGCCCCGCCGTCGTGCGAGCCCTCATCGACCTGCTACGCAACGGCATCCTCCCCGCCGTTCCGTCGCAGGGATCCGTCGGGGCATCCGGCGACCTCGCACCGTTCGCCCATCTCGCCCTCCCCCTCATCGGCGAAGGTCTCGTGCTGTCCGACGACGGTCCCGTGCCGTCGGGTCCCGTGCTCGAAGCTGCCGGGATCGAGCCACTCGCCCTCCGGCCGAAGGAGGGATTGTCGCTGCTCAACGGAACCGAAGGGATGCTCGCAATGGGCTGTCTCGCCGTGCACCGTGCCCGCCAGCTCGTCGACGCGAACGATGCGGCGTGCGCCCTCAGCGTCGAGGCCCTCATGGGGTCGACCCGACCATTCGAACATCGGGTCCATGCCCTCCGGCCACATCCCGGACAGACCGAATCGGCGGCAAGGATCGGCAGGCTCCTCGAAGGATCCGAGATCTCCAAGATGCATCACGACGACTTCACGCACAAGGTCCAGGACGCATACAGCCTCCGGTGCGCCCCCCAGGTCCACGGTGCGGTCCGTGACACGATCGCCCGCGCAGAGTCGGTCTTCGGCATCGAACTCGGGTCCGTTGTCGACAACCCGATCGTGTTCCCAGACGATCGCGATGTCATCTCTGCCGGGAACTTCCATGGCCAGCCGCTCGCCTTCGCGCTGGACTTCCTCGCCATCGCCGTGACCGAGCTCGGCTCGATCTCCGAGCGAAGGACCGATCGCCTCCTCGACCCCGACCGATCGAGCGGGCTCACACCGTTCCTCGCGACCGAGCCCGGCGTGTCGAGCGGGTACATGATCACCCAGTACACCGCAGCGGGGATCGTTGCTGAGAACCGTGTGCTGTCCCACCCTGCGTCGGTCGAGTCGATCCCGACCTCGGGCCTCCAGGAGGACCATGTGTCGATGGGGTGGGGAGCCGCAACGAAGCTCAACACGATCCTGACCAACACCGCCCGTGTGATCGCCGTTGAACTGATGTGTGCGGCCCAAGGCGCCGAACAGCGCGAGGCGGCCCTCGCCCCCGGTACCGCAACCGTGAAGAACCTCGTCCGATCGGTGTGCAAACCCCTCGTCGCAGACCGACCGCCCGGCCCTGACATGGAGGCCATTGCGAACCTCATCGAGACCGGGGCATTCAGCCGGATCGGAGCACCATGACCAACGCAGCATTCGCATACGGCACCGGCCCCCGGACCGTGTCGGCACCAACGGGTTCCGACCTCACCGCCAAAGGCTGGCTCCAAGAGGCCGCTCTCCGGTGTCTCCTCAACAACCTCGACCCCGAGGTCGCTGAGGCCCCGATGGACCTCGTCGTGTACGGAGGGCGGGGGAAAGCTGCTCGGAACTGGGACGCTTTCGACGCCATTGTGGAGTCGCTCGTCGACCTCGACAACGACGAGACGCTCCTGATCCAGTCGGGGAAGCCGGTCGGTCGGTTCCGCACACACGAGATGGCGCCGAGGGTCCTGCTCGCGAACTCGAACCTCGTTCCGGACTGGGCGAACTGGGAGCACTTCTGGGACCTCGAGGAAGCCGGCCTGATGATGTACGGGCAGATGACGGCAGGTTCGTGGATCTACATCGGGACCCAAGGCATCCTCCAAGGCACCTACCAGACCTTCGCGGCGATCGCCGACCAGCGCTTCGGAGGATCTCTCACCGGAACGCTCACGCTCACCGCCGGTCTCGGAGGGATGGGCGGGGCGCAGCCACTCGCCGTGACGATGAACGGTGGCGTGTGCCTCGCCGTCGAGATCGACCCCGACCGCATCCGCAAGCGGCTCGACACCCGCTATGTCGACGAGGTCGCAGACACCCTCGACGGCGCGGTGGCAGCGGCGCTCGAAGCGAAGGCCGCGGGCGAAGCGACATCGATCGCGGTTGTCGGCAACGCAGCCGATGTCTTCGCGGACCTCCTCGCCCGCGGGACCGACATCGACATCGTCACCGACCAGACCTCGGCGCACGATCCGCTCAACGGGTACATCCCCGCTGGCATGACCCTCGCGCAAGCCGACGCCCTTCGTGCCGAGGAACCCGCCGAATATGTCCGTCGCGCGAGGGCATCGATGGCAGCGCACTGTGCGGCGATGGTCGGCTGGCAACACGCAGGCGCCGAAGTGTTCGACTACGGGAACAACCTGCGTGGGGAAGCTGTCGAAGGCGGCTACGCCGACGCCTTCTCCTACCCCGGCTTCGTCCCCGCCTACATTCGGGACCTGTTCTGTGAAGGTCTCGGCCCGTTCCGGTGGATCGCGTTGTCGGGTGACCCGGCCGACATCGGGGCCACCGACGACGCCCTCAGAGAGCTGTTTCCCGACGATGTGGCGCTGCGCCGGTGGCTCGACATGGCCGAGGAGCGTGTCGCGTTCCAGGGTCTTCCCGCGCGCATCTGCTGGCTCGGCTACGGGGAACGCCACCGGGCAGGCATCGCCTTCAACGACCTCGTCCGCACCGGAGCTGTGTCGGCTCCGATCGTCATCGGACGCGACCATCTCGATTCTGGCTCGGTGGCCTCCCCGTACCGGGAAACCGAAGCGATGCGCGATGGGTCCGATGCCGTTGCGGACTGGCCGATCCTCAACGCGCTGCTCAACACGGCGTCGGGAGCTGCGTGGGTTGCGGTCCATCACGGCGGGGGCGTCGGGATGGGCAAGTCGATCCATGCCGGTGCGCAGGTCGTCGCCGACGGTACCGACGCTGCTGCGCTGCGGATCGAACGCGTCCTCACCAACGACCCGGGGATGGGTGTCATTCGCCACGCTGACGCCGGGTACGACCTCGCGATCGATGTTGCCCGCCGTCGCGGTGTCCGGATCCCGATGCTTGACCGCTGAACCGTGTCCGACCTCCTCATCTCCAACATCGGCCAGCTCGTGACCAACGCACCGGGCCACCAGGGGCCGCTCGGCACCGTCGATGACGCCGCGGTTGCGGTTCGTCACGGCACCATCGCCTGGGTCGGGGAATCGGCAATGGTGCCGCCCGAGCACCGGGATCTGCCACGCCTCGACGCAGACGGCCACGCCGTCGTTCCCGGGTTCATCGATCCCCACACGCATGTCGTGTTCGCCGGTGATCGGGCGCATGAACACGCGATGCGTCTTGCGGGGGCCAGCTATGAAGCGATCCAGGAAGCTGGAGGTGGGATCTACGCGACGGTCATCGCCACGAGGGAGGCATCGCTGGCAGACCTCGTTCTTGCGTCCCACACCCGGGTCGCCCGCATGCTCGCCTCGGGTACCACCACCGTCGAGGTCAAGACCGGATACGGCCTCGACACGGCGACCGAGACCAAGATGCTCGATGCGATCGATGCGATCGACGCAAGCCTCCCGATCGACATCGTCCGGACCTTTCTCGGCGCCCA includes:
- the hutU gene encoding urocanate hydratase, producing MTNAAFAYGTGPRTVSAPTGSDLTAKGWLQEAALRCLLNNLDPEVAEAPMDLVVYGGRGKAARNWDAFDAIVESLVDLDNDETLLIQSGKPVGRFRTHEMAPRVLLANSNLVPDWANWEHFWDLEEAGLMMYGQMTAGSWIYIGTQGILQGTYQTFAAIADQRFGGSLTGTLTLTAGLGGMGGAQPLAVTMNGGVCLAVEIDPDRIRKRLDTRYVDEVADTLDGAVAAALEAKAAGEATSIAVVGNAADVFADLLARGTDIDIVTDQTSAHDPLNGYIPAGMTLAQADALRAEEPAEYVRRARASMAAHCAAMVGWQHAGAEVFDYGNNLRGEAVEGGYADAFSYPGFVPAYIRDLFCEGLGPFRWIALSGDPADIGATDDALRELFPDDVALRRWLDMAEERVAFQGLPARICWLGYGERHRAGIAFNDLVRTGAVSAPIVIGRDHLDSGSVASPYRETEAMRDGSDAVADWPILNALLNTASGAAWVAVHHGGGVGMGKSIHAGAQVVADGTDAAALRIERVLTNDPGMGVIRHADAGYDLAIDVARRRGVRIPMLDR
- a CDS encoding M1 family metallopeptidase, whose amino-acid sequence is MASEADYRLPRTVLPVHYAITLEPDLTAATFSGVVAIDIEVIEPTPTIVLNAIELDLESATVATDGTEHTGTVTLDAEAERATITLESPLPTGPAVLRIEFTGILNDDLRGFYRSVYTDADGNEHTIATTQFEATDARRAFPCWDEPDLKASFQTTLVVDDGLTAVTNGGEVARTTLDSGKVAIRFADTIEMSTYLVAFVVGELEATDPVDVDGVPLRIVTPPGNSHLTDFALEMGTHALRFFAHYYDIPYPGDKLDMVAIPDFAFGAMENLGCITYRETALLLDPATATQAERTRVADVIAHEIAHMWFGDLVTMKWWNGIWLNEAFATFAEIKCVDAYKPQWKRWLSFAAMRTAGQEVDALLSTRPVEFEVASPDEANAMFDVLTYQKGSTVLRMLERFIGEDAFQAGVTAYLKKHRYGNTDARDLWVCLEAASGQPVGEIMDTWILQGGYPRLSVNREGDGFSLTQEPFRLIGSGEGIWQVPVLYSSSTGEGKVVVGDEPVTIDAADDLIVDAGGEGFYRVAYADDLFAGIIERLPNLDPIERYSVVSDAQAAMLKGDMRAQKYLDLVDRLRDEDEVDVWSIALSGIDTLDRVIATDDRPELQAYVRRLVSPKASELGWAAREGDSDRVRQMRGLLLRTLGNLGADPSTIATATDVYDGGDNTDAEIIDAALMIVAANSGAERFDELIDKSKNATNPQHTIKYLRAATQIRDPEAAERLFHMVLEGQVRTQDSFWVLALLIGHRENGPMIWGLIEKHWEAALAVIPPVTKRRILDLIPNRSEPEIAPRIERWLGDHPIPGVELATSQQLELLRVNVGLRERESTRLGDALRGTST
- the hutH gene encoding histidine ammonia-lyase, which gives rise to MLAGRKPVQVVVDGSPLTIDEVVAVAYGDAEVVVGDGLDERMAPAAELVDRVVADDRIVYGITTGFGALASTHIPPDRATDLQYDLIRSHAAGVGELMPAEIVRAMLLCRARTLAQGHSGVRPAVVRALIDLLRNGILPAVPSQGSVGASGDLAPFAHLALPLIGEGLVLSDDGPVPSGPVLEAAGIEPLALRPKEGLSLLNGTEGMLAMGCLAVHRARQLVDANDAACALSVEALMGSTRPFEHRVHALRPHPGQTESAARIGRLLEGSEISKMHHDDFTHKVQDAYSLRCAPQVHGAVRDTIARAESVFGIELGSVVDNPIVFPDDRDVISAGNFHGQPLAFALDFLAIAVTELGSISERRTDRLLDPDRSSGLTPFLATEPGVSSGYMITQYTAAGIVAENRVLSHPASVESIPTSGLQEDHVSMGWGAATKLNTILTNTARVIAVELMCAAQGAEQREAALAPGTATVKNLVRSVCKPLVADRPPGPDMEAIANLIETGAFSRIGAP
- a CDS encoding TlpA disulfide reductase family protein, giving the protein MAEPTTGRGSKMVWVAIAGGLVFVVLATVFASRFGSDPGITNSPLKDKPAPTNPIALMDGSGDISVADYAGDIVVVNFWASWCFGCRTEHPALTRAAAEYEAFGTTFIAVNYQDDQHRAEAFLDELGRSPQTVYTVDEGSATAFAWGVLGLPETFFVDREGIVVGKVSGPISYELLSATIDRIIVGDAIDDVVTGDVENR
- a CDS encoding DUF2277 family protein, encoding MEEAARQYVRKVSGFTRPASHNREAFDRAVDEITGVTERLMEALEVR